From the genome of Rhodothermales bacterium, one region includes:
- a CDS encoding RNA-binding protein: MNIYVGNLPAQTTEDELREAFEAYGQVESVKIIKDRFTYESRGFAFVEIPSKSEALEAIENLNQSEFNGQTLVVNEARPKTERKPGGGSGGGFSRGGSGGGGGSRGG, from the coding sequence ATGAACATCTACGTCGGCAACCTGCCCGCACAAACCACCGAAGATGAACTGCGAGAGGCCTTTGAGGCATACGGACAGGTAGAATCGGTCAAAATTATTAAGGATCGTTTCACGTACGAGTCGCGCGGTTTCGCATTTGTCGAGATTCCAAGCAAATCTGAAGCACTCGAAGCGATCGAGAACCTGAATCAGTCGGAATTCAACGGGCAGACGCTTGTTGTAAACGAGGCGCGACCCAAGACCGAACGTAAGCCGGGTGGCGGTAGCGGCGGTGGGTTCAGCCGTGGCGGTAGCGGTGGTGGTGGCGGCAGCCGTGGTGGTTAA
- a CDS encoding ATP-dependent DNA helicase RecQ has translation METVRTRADECLKRHWGYDGFRPGQWDVIAQVLAGRDALIVLPTGGGKSMCYQLPALLFDGLTIVVSPLIALMQDQVDALKKRGISAASLHSQLTQPAIEQIFIDAEFGRYRLLYMAPERFQSELFQARAGRLNVACLAIDEAHCISEWGYDFRPAYLAIPQAYPLLGHPPVVALTATATPDVRRDIAERLALRDPYCTVQGFDRPNIVWSVFQGTDKRARVKDVLAGVPGCGVVYAATRRGVEQWSRQIAGMGISVSSYHGGMEARRRETEASAWLGGKTRVMVATNAFGMGIDHPGVRFVVHVDLPATLEGYYQEAGRGGRDGARAYAVLLYDPADEATQRGIVADSHPEPDFVAAVYAAVCNRHKIATGSLPETPVPVDEAALAAGLRAGAGKVRAALDALERQGLWTAVPAKRHIAAFRFLQQPRVIREDSAKLAHTMIGTLLDHLLRIVHADAFSGWWDLDLRSLERALGATREEVEHQLDDLQERHVVAWQRPGSGRRLQFSIPRPDRLRVDGNAARLARQRAESRLKDMVQYARSEGCRRRFLLAYFGEDAPDRCGQCDYCMGRHGPPALGHADETLVRSLLAYIRDGRLVEILAAAAPVEARKAEVALQALEEEGMIVCQDPLLGVYALSATGARRLDALAGGR, from the coding sequence GTGGAAACGGTTCGCACACGGGCAGACGAGTGTCTCAAGAGACACTGGGGCTACGACGGGTTTCGCCCCGGTCAGTGGGATGTCATCGCGCAGGTGCTGGCCGGCCGCGACGCGCTCATCGTGCTGCCCACCGGAGGGGGGAAGTCGATGTGTTACCAGCTGCCGGCGTTGCTTTTCGACGGGTTGACCATCGTCGTTTCTCCCCTGATCGCGCTTATGCAGGATCAGGTGGACGCCCTGAAGAAGCGTGGTATCTCGGCGGCTTCTCTCCACAGTCAGTTAACCCAGCCGGCCATCGAGCAGATCTTCATCGACGCCGAGTTTGGTCGGTATCGGTTGCTTTACATGGCGCCGGAGCGGTTTCAGTCGGAGCTATTTCAGGCGCGCGCCGGCCGCCTCAATGTGGCCTGCCTCGCGATCGATGAGGCGCATTGTATCAGCGAGTGGGGCTATGATTTTCGGCCGGCGTACCTCGCCATTCCCCAGGCCTATCCGTTGCTCGGGCATCCGCCCGTAGTGGCGCTCACGGCCACCGCCACGCCGGACGTTCGGCGCGACATCGCCGAGCGGCTGGCGCTGCGGGATCCCTACTGTACCGTTCAGGGGTTCGATCGGCCGAACATCGTCTGGTCTGTTTTTCAGGGGACCGATAAGCGGGCCCGGGTGAAGGATGTGTTAGCCGGCGTGCCCGGGTGTGGTGTCGTGTACGCAGCGACGCGGCGCGGGGTGGAGCAGTGGAGCCGGCAGATCGCCGGGATGGGCATCAGCGTGTCGTCGTACCACGGGGGGATGGAGGCCAGGCGTCGCGAGACCGAGGCGTCCGCCTGGCTGGGCGGAAAGACGCGCGTCATGGTAGCGACAAACGCCTTTGGCATGGGTATCGACCATCCGGGGGTTCGGTTTGTCGTCCACGTCGATCTCCCGGCGACGCTCGAGGGGTATTACCAGGAGGCCGGTCGCGGGGGGCGCGACGGGGCGAGGGCGTATGCGGTGTTACTCTACGATCCGGCCGACGAAGCGACGCAGCGTGGGATCGTGGCGGACAGCCACCCGGAGCCAGATTTTGTCGCGGCGGTGTACGCCGCGGTGTGTAATAGGCATAAGATCGCGACCGGAAGCCTACCGGAGACGCCGGTTCCGGTCGATGAAGCGGCCCTGGCGGCGGGTCTGCGCGCCGGGGCGGGCAAGGTGCGCGCCGCCCTTGATGCGCTCGAGCGCCAGGGGTTGTGGACGGCCGTGCCGGCGAAGCGCCACATCGCAGCGTTCCGGTTTCTCCAGCAACCGCGCGTAATCCGCGAGGACTCGGCAAAGCTGGCGCATACGATGATCGGCACGCTGCTGGACCACCTGCTCCGGATCGTGCACGCGGATGCGTTTTCCGGATGGTGGGATCTGGATCTGCGGAGCCTCGAACGAGCGCTCGGCGCCACGCGCGAGGAGGTCGAGCACCAGCTCGACGACTTGCAGGAGCGGCACGTAGTGGCCTGGCAACGCCCCGGCAGTGGACGACGTCTTCAGTTTTCCATCCCGCGGCCGGATCGGCTACGCGTCGACGGGAATGCGGCGCGGCTGGCGCGGCAGCGGGCGGAATCCAGGCTGAAGGATATGGTCCAGTACGCTCGTTCCGAAGGCTGCCGGCGGCGCTTTTTGTTGGCCTATTTCGGGGAAGATGCGCCGGACCGTTGCGGGCAGTGCGACTACTGTATGGGCCGGCACGGGCCGCCCGCCCTGGGCCATGCGGACGAAACGCTGGTGCGGTCGCTCCTGGCCTACATCCGCGATGGGCGCCTGGTGGAAATTCTCGCCGCGGCGGCGCCCGTAGAGGCCCGAAAGGCCGAGGTTGCGCTCCAGGCGTTGGAGGAGGAAGGGATGATCGTTTGCCAGGATCCGTTGCTTGGCGTATATGCCCTGTCCGCTACCGGCGCGCGCCGCCTGGATGCCCTGGCTGGAGGCCGATAA